The genome window TGTGGGGCCTCGACGGCGCCGAGCGTGCCCGGCGCATCCTTGCCAAGGCCGGGCTCGCCGTGGTCGGCGCGCCGCCCGCCGACGCTCCGGCGCTGCTGGTGCGCGCCGACTGGGTGGTCGACGGCGCGCTGCTCGGCCTGCTGAAGGCGGAGGAACCGGGCGTGGCGCTGGTCGCCACCCACAAGGGGACCAAGGTCCTGCTCGCCGCCCACGTCTCCGCCGCCGACGCCCCGGCGACGATGGCGGCCCTCGCCGCTCCGGCGGGCGGCGCCGCGGCGCCAGCGCACCTGCGCGAGATCGTTCACGATCCCGACGGTCCGCCGATCTACCTCCACCGCCTGCGCAAGCGCCTCAAGCCGGTGGTGATGCCGCTCGAACCGACGACCGTTCGCGCCGCCGAGAAGGCGACCTTCAAGGGCTCGTACAAGGACGTCACCGACGGCGTCACCAAGTACCTCTGGCCGCTGCCCGCGCGCCACGCCACCCGCTGGTGCGCCGAGCGCGGCATCACGCCGAACATGGTCACGCTGGTCGGTTTCGCGCTGGTGTTCGCGGCGATGTGGGGGTTCTGGGAAGGACTGTTCGCCCTCGGCCTCGCCGCCGCGTGGGTGATGACCTTTCTCGACACCGTCGACGGCAAGCTCGCCCGCTGCACCCTCACCTTCACCCGCTTCGGCGACGTCTTCGACCACGGTATCGACCTGATCTCGCCGCCGTTCTGGTGGTGGGCGTGGCACGTCGGCTGCCTCAAGGTCGGCGCGGACTATCCGCTGCCCGAACTGTCGCTGTGGGTGGTGCTGGGCGGCTACGTGATCCTGCGGCTCCAGGAAGGGCTGTTCAAGGCGCTGTTCGGCATGCACGTCCACGTCTGGCGCAGGGGTGACAGCCTCTTCCGCCTGATCGTGGCGCGGCGCAACCCGCTGCTGGTGATTCTCACCGTCGCCGCGATCCTCGGCCAGCCGGGCTGGGGCATGGCGATCTCGGCGGCGTGGACGGCGGTCTCGGTGCTCGTCCACACCGTGCAGATCGCCCAGGCGCTTGCGGTCCGGCGGATCCAGCCGGTGGTCTCCTGGCTCAACCGATGAGTCGCCTCGGGGTTCTCAGCAACCGCTACGCCGATGGCAACCGCGGCGGGCCGCCGCTGTCGCCGCGCGCGGGGGTGACGATCGCCGCCCCCGACGGCATCGCCGAAATTCCCGCCGCCCTCGCGCGCTTCGCCGAGGCGGGGGTCGAGGTGGTGGCGGT of uncultured Alphaproteobacteria bacterium contains these proteins:
- a CDS encoding conserved exported hypothetical protein (Evidence 4 : Homologs of previously reported genes of unknown function) is translated as MTKTAKLAGVVVGTCSTRLWGLDGAERARRILAKAGLAVVGAPPADAPALLVRADWVVDGALLGLLKAEEPGVALVATHKGTKVLLAAHVSAADAPATMAALAAPAGGAAAPAHLREIVHDPDGPPIYLHRLRKRLKPVVMPLEPTTVRAAEKATFKGSYKDVTDGVTKYLWPLPARHATRWCAERGITPNMVTLVGFALVFAAMWGFWEGLFALGLAAAWVMTFLDTVDGKLARCTLTFTRFGDVFDHGIDLISPPFWWWAWHVGCLKVGADYPLPELSLWVVLGGYVILRLQEGLFKALFGMHVHVWRRGDSLFRLIVARRNPLLVILTVAAILGQPGWGMAISAAWTAVSVLVHTVQIAQALAVRRIQPVVSWLNR